In one uncultured Devosia sp. genomic region, the following are encoded:
- a CDS encoding RsmB/NOP family class I SAM-dependent RNA methyltransferase, whose amino-acid sequence MSPDARLQATLELTREIDLIARPADAVISAWVRSRRDIGDKDRGAILELTQKLMRHRARLGWWLARAGAEDNVRNRLLAWLRLDGYAADRISGLFNGGDDAPLRLDDSERALLGKLDGASFDHADMPEEIRVECPDWAVDALRRRFGDQFVVEMAAMLSEPPLDLRANTLKSDRDTMLRAVHDLGFKAKAAPLSALGIRVDERLSLDRLPMLKAGEVEIQDEGSQLVAILVDAGPGDRVVDFCAGAGGKTLALAAQMKNKGHIVACDINEGRLKRAVERFRKAGAHNIETRLLSSESDKWVKRHKLGFNRVLVDAPCSGTGTWRRNPDARWRPEEEQGLEALIALQGKILTSAARLVKPGGRLVYATCSLLPEENEEQVARFLAAQPDYSVVPLAEVAPDIADSAHPDYLSLTPARHGTDGFFAAVLQRAAPDPATAAPKNSVSSRP is encoded by the coding sequence TTGTCTCCTGACGCTCGCCTCCAAGCCACTCTCGAATTGACCCGCGAAATCGACCTCATCGCGCGTCCCGCCGATGCGGTGATTTCCGCCTGGGTCCGCTCCCGCCGCGATATCGGCGATAAGGATCGCGGCGCGATCCTCGAGCTCACGCAGAAGCTGATGCGCCACCGTGCGCGGCTGGGCTGGTGGCTCGCTCGCGCCGGTGCCGAGGACAATGTGCGCAATCGCCTGCTCGCCTGGCTGCGGCTCGATGGCTATGCGGCAGACCGGATTTCCGGCCTGTTCAATGGCGGCGACGATGCCCCCCTGCGCCTCGACGACAGCGAGCGCGCCCTGCTGGGCAAGCTGGATGGCGCCAGTTTCGACCACGCCGACATGCCGGAAGAGATTCGCGTCGAATGCCCGGATTGGGCGGTTGATGCGCTGCGCCGCCGCTTTGGCGATCAGTTCGTCGTCGAAATGGCTGCCATGCTGAGCGAACCGCCGCTCGACCTGCGGGCCAATACGCTCAAGTCCGATCGCGACACCATGCTGCGCGCCGTGCATGACCTTGGTTTCAAGGCCAAGGCGGCGCCTCTATCGGCGCTGGGCATTCGCGTAGATGAACGACTGTCGCTTGATCGTCTGCCCATGCTCAAGGCCGGCGAAGTGGAAATCCAGGACGAAGGCTCGCAGCTGGTTGCCATTCTGGTCGATGCCGGGCCGGGCGATCGCGTGGTCGACTTCTGCGCCGGGGCCGGGGGCAAGACGCTGGCCCTTGCCGCGCAAATGAAGAACAAAGGCCATATCGTCGCCTGCGATATCAACGAAGGCCGGCTCAAGCGGGCGGTGGAGCGGTTCCGCAAGGCGGGCGCGCATAATATCGAAACGCGACTGCTGTCGAGCGAAAGCGACAAATGGGTCAAGCGCCACAAGCTGGGCTTCAATCGCGTGCTGGTCGACGCGCCCTGCAGCGGCACGGGCACCTGGCGGCGGAATCCCGATGCGCGCTGGCGGCCCGAGGAAGAGCAGGGGCTCGAGGCGCTGATCGCGCTGCAGGGGAAAATCCTCACCAGCGCGGCAAGACTGGTCAAGCCCGGCGGACGGCTGGTCTATGCGACCTGTTCGCTGCTGCCGGAAGAGAATGAAGAGCAGGTCGCGCGGTTCCTGGCAGCGCAGCCGGACTATTCGGTCGTGCCATTGGCCGAGGTTGCACCTGATATCGCAGACTCTGCGCATCCCGATTACCTGTCCCTGACACCTGCCCGCCACGGCACAGATGGGTTCTTTGCTGCTGTACTGCAGAGGGCGGCCCCCGATCCTGCCACTGCCGCCCCCAAAAACTCGGTGTCATCCCGGCCTTGA
- a CDS encoding aspartate kinase, translating into MARIVVKFGGTSVATVERIRQAARHVKREVEAGHEVAVVVSAMSGKTNELVGWVNEASALHDAREYDAVVASGEQVTAGLMAIVLSEMGIQSRSFAGWQVPIHTDDAHGAARITGIDPTELDKRMKDGWVPVITGFQGISPHGRVTTLGRGGSDTSAVAVAAAVGADRCDIYTDVDGVYTTDPRIVSKAQRLTKISFEEMLEMASLGAKVLMIRSVEMAMAHKVRLLVRSSFDDPDAPQIGPDGLPGVPGTLVCDEDEIVEKQIVSGVTLAKAEAKITLRDVKDNPGVAAGVFGTLADHGIVVDMIVQNIADDGATTDITFTVPDSEYDKAIKALENAGDKIEYGRLSGSKGGAKVSVVGVGMRSHAGVASSMFKALADKGINIQLITTSEIKTSVLIDEQYAELAVRALHTYYGLDKKDA; encoded by the coding sequence TTGGCCCGTATCGTCGTCAAGTTCGGTGGCACATCGGTTGCCACGGTCGAGCGTATCCGCCAGGCCGCGCGCCATGTGAAGCGCGAGGTCGAGGCCGGCCATGAAGTGGCCGTGGTCGTTTCGGCCATGTCGGGCAAGACCAATGAACTGGTCGGCTGGGTCAATGAGGCTTCGGCGCTGCATGATGCGCGCGAATATGATGCCGTAGTCGCCTCGGGCGAGCAGGTCACCGCCGGGCTGATGGCCATCGTCCTCAGCGAAATGGGCATCCAGTCTCGCAGCTTTGCCGGTTGGCAGGTGCCAATCCATACCGACGACGCCCACGGCGCGGCACGCATTACCGGCATCGATCCGACCGAGCTGGACAAGCGGATGAAGGACGGCTGGGTGCCGGTCATCACCGGTTTCCAGGGCATTTCCCCGCATGGCCGCGTTACGACGCTGGGCCGCGGTGGTTCCGATACGTCCGCCGTCGCGGTGGCCGCCGCCGTGGGCGCCGATCGTTGCGATATCTATACCGATGTGGACGGCGTTTACACGACCGACCCGCGCATTGTTTCCAAGGCGCAGCGCCTCACCAAGATTTCCTTCGAGGAAATGCTGGAAATGGCATCGCTGGGCGCCAAGGTCCTGATGATACGCTCGGTGGAAATGGCCATGGCGCATAAGGTGCGCCTCTTGGTACGATCCAGTTTTGATGACCCGGATGCGCCTCAGATCGGGCCGGACGGGCTGCCGGGCGTTCCCGGCACTTTGGTTTGCGATGAGGATGAGATCGTGGAAAAGCAGATCGTTTCGGGCGTGACGCTCGCCAAGGCGGAAGCCAAGATTACCCTCCGCGACGTCAAGGACAACCCGGGCGTTGCCGCCGGTGTGTTTGGCACCCTTGCGGACCATGGCATCGTGGTCGACATGATCGTGCAGAATATTGCCGATGATGGCGCCACCACCGACATCACCTTCACCGTGCCCGACAGCGAGTATGACAAGGCGATCAAGGCGCTCGAAAACGCCGGCGACAAGATCGAATATGGTCGTCTGTCCGGCTCCAAGGGCGGGGCAAAGGTCTCGGTCGTGGGCGTGGGCATGCGCAGCCATGCCGGCGTTGCATCATCGATGTTCAAGGCCCTTGCCGACAAGGGCATCAATATCCAGTTGATCACGACTTCGGAAATCAAGACCTCGGTTCTGATCGATGAACAATATGCCGAGCTTGCGGTTCGCGCTCTGCATACTTATTACGGTTTGGATAAGAAGGACGCCTGA
- the ptsP gene encoding phosphoenolpyruvate--protein phosphotransferase, translated as MGTTIGGPRVLLRQLRETMAEQLASQARLDKIVSLIAENMRADVCSFYVLRDDSALELFASKGLAAESVHMTTLRLGEGLVGLIAAEAEPLSLDDAPSHPGFAYRPETGEDKYNSFLGVPVLRAGQTLGVLVVQNADHRHYGEDETEAMLTTATILAEMIATSDFDNLIKPGSDIDLRRPRMFTGVSFTDGIALGTVVLHDPRVVVSNFIAEDTDAEKLRLESALEKMRVSIDAMLDHGDMVGGTDHREILETYRMFANDRGWVHRLTEAIDNGLSAEAAVERVQNDTRARMLRQTDPYIRDRLHDLDDLANRLLRVLTGDGQALGRKELPDNAILVARNMGPAELLEYDRTKLRGVVLEEGGTTAHVAIVARSLGMVAVGQAQSIVSMCETGDDIILDGPAGIVHLRPTPDIEQTYVDKVRVTAKRRAHYAALRDKPSITQDGVGITLLHNSGLVADLPMLDDTGAAGVGLFRTELQFMIASKLPRLEEQRELYAEAMAIAGERPVVFRLLDIGGDKVLPYQRSMTEENPAMGFRSIRLGLERPGLLRTQIRALLLAADGRPLKILVPMVTETFEFMQTKMVVQKEVERLKRQGRIIPSRLELGVMVEVPSLLFELDQLLPEADFVSIGSNDLVQFLTASDRANPRVAKNYDPIGMPRLRAIRMVVDAARRYNIPITMCGELAGKPLEALALMSIGMTRLSMGPASIGPIRELVLNLDLKPIQMSVNAALSDGADGVTIRQLLQEWIERQNLPV; from the coding sequence ATGGGAACGACCATAGGCGGCCCAAGGGTGCTGCTGCGGCAATTGCGCGAGACCATGGCGGAGCAACTGGCTTCGCAGGCTCGGCTCGACAAGATTGTCTCCCTGATCGCCGAAAACATGCGGGCCGACGTCTGCTCCTTCTACGTGCTGCGCGATGACAGCGCGCTGGAGCTGTTCGCCTCCAAGGGGCTGGCTGCCGAATCGGTGCATATGACCACGCTTCGCCTTGGCGAGGGCCTGGTCGGCCTGATCGCGGCGGAAGCCGAACCGCTCAGCCTTGACGATGCGCCCAGCCATCCGGGCTTTGCCTATCGCCCGGAAACGGGCGAGGACAAGTATAATTCATTCCTGGGCGTGCCGGTGCTGAGAGCCGGGCAAACGCTGGGCGTTCTGGTGGTACAGAATGCCGACCATCGCCATTATGGCGAGGACGAGACCGAGGCCATGCTGACTACGGCCACAATCCTGGCCGAGATGATCGCCACCTCGGATTTCGACAACCTGATCAAGCCGGGGTCCGATATCGATCTCAGGCGTCCCCGCATGTTCACTGGCGTAAGTTTTACCGACGGCATTGCGCTGGGCACGGTGGTTCTGCACGATCCCCGCGTCGTGGTATCCAATTTCATCGCCGAGGATACGGACGCCGAAAAGCTGCGGCTCGAATCGGCGCTGGAAAAGATGCGCGTCTCGATCGACGCCATGCTCGACCATGGTGACATGGTGGGCGGCACGGATCACCGCGAAATCCTTGAAACCTATCGCATGTTCGCCAATGACCGTGGCTGGGTGCATCGCCTGACCGAGGCGATCGACAATGGCCTCTCCGCCGAAGCTGCCGTCGAGCGCGTGCAGAATGACACCCGCGCCCGCATGCTGCGCCAGACCGATCCCTATATCCGCGACCGGCTGCATGACCTTGATGATCTGGCCAACCGCCTGCTGCGCGTGTTGACCGGCGACGGCCAGGCTTTGGGCCGCAAGGAATTGCCGGATAATGCGATCCTTGTTGCTCGCAACATGGGCCCGGCGGAACTGCTCGAATATGACCGCACCAAGCTGCGGGGCGTGGTGCTGGAAGAGGGCGGCACGACCGCCCACGTCGCCATCGTCGCCCGTTCGCTCGGCATGGTGGCGGTGGGGCAGGCGCAGTCGATCGTTTCCATGTGCGAAACCGGCGATGACATCATCCTCGATGGCCCGGCGGGGATCGTCCATCTGCGCCCGACGCCCGATATCGAGCAGACCTATGTCGACAAGGTCCGCGTCACCGCCAAGCGGCGCGCCCACTATGCAGCCCTGCGTGACAAGCCTTCGATCACCCAGGATGGTGTCGGCATCACGCTGCTGCACAATTCGGGCCTCGTGGCCGACCTGCCGATGCTGGACGATACCGGCGCCGCCGGCGTTGGCCTGTTCCGTACCGAATTGCAGTTCATGATTGCGTCGAAATTGCCGCGGCTCGAGGAGCAGCGCGAGCTTTATGCCGAGGCCATGGCGATTGCCGGCGAGCGGCCCGTGGTGTTCCGCCTGCTCGATATCGGCGGCGACAAGGTGCTGCCCTATCAGCGCTCGATGACCGAGGAAAACCCGGCCATGGGTTTCCGCTCGATCCGCCTCGGCCTCGAACGGCCGGGCCTGTTGCGCACCCAGATTCGCGCGCTGCTGCTGGCGGCCGATGGCCGTCCGCTCAAGATTCTCGTGCCCATGGTCACCGAGACGTTCGAATTCATGCAGACCAAGATGGTGGTGCAAAAGGAAGTCGAACGCCTCAAGCGCCAGGGCCGGATCATCCCGTCGCGGCTGGAGCTGGGCGTGATGGTCGAAGTGCCATCGCTGCTGTTCGAGCTCGACCAGCTGCTGCCAGAAGCCGATTTCGTCTCCATCGGCTCCAATGACCTGGTGCAGTTCCTCACCGCTTCCGATCGCGCCAATCCGCGCGTGGCCAAGAACTACGATCCCATCGGCATGCCGCGCCTGCGTGCCATCCGCATGGTGGTTGACGCGGCCCGCCGCTACAATATTCCGATCACCATGTGTGGCGAGCTGGCTGGCAAGCCCCTGGAAGCGCTGGCGCTCATGTCGATCGGCATGACGCGGCTGTCCATGGGCCCGGCCTCGATCGGGCCGATCCGCGAACTGGTGCTCAATCTCGACCTCAAGCCGATCCAGATGTCGGTCAATGCGGCGCTGAGCGACGGGGCCGACGGGGTCACCATCCGGCAGCTGCTGCAGGAATGGATCGAGCGGCAGAACCTGCCCGTCTGA
- the prfA gene encoding peptide chain release factor 1 codes for MASLPQDKLDALETRFQYVEASLSGGAGPDEFVKFSKEHAELAPIVGEIRAYKKALSDRAEAEDLLKSGDKDMAEMAEAEIAELDDKIETLFQSIRILLLPKDEADEKSIILEIRGGTGGDEAALFAGDLFRMYERYAQGHGWKVTVMEESPGEMGGFKEIIANVSGKGVYARMKFESGVHRVQRVPATEGSGRIHTSAATVAVLPEVEDIDIEIRNEDIRIDTMRASGAGGQHVNTTDSAVRITHIPTGIVVTSAMKSQHQNRAQAMVVLRSRLYEMQREERDSARSAERKGQVGSGDRSERIRTYNFPQGRVTDHRINLTLYKLDKVITGEALDELIEALITTSQAEQLAAMEMPN; via the coding sequence ATGGCATCTCTTCCCCAGGACAAGCTCGACGCGCTCGAAACGCGGTTTCAGTATGTCGAGGCTTCGCTCTCGGGTGGCGCGGGCCCTGATGAATTCGTCAAATTCTCCAAGGAACACGCCGAGCTCGCGCCGATCGTCGGCGAAATCCGCGCCTACAAGAAGGCGCTGAGCGATCGGGCCGAGGCAGAGGATCTGCTCAAAAGCGGCGACAAGGACATGGCCGAAATGGCCGAGGCCGAAATCGCCGAGCTCGACGACAAGATCGAGACGCTGTTCCAGTCGATCCGCATTCTGCTGCTGCCCAAGGACGAGGCCGACGAAAAGTCGATCATCCTCGAAATCCGTGGCGGCACGGGTGGCGACGAGGCGGCGCTGTTCGCCGGTGACCTGTTCCGCATGTACGAGCGCTATGCGCAGGGCCATGGCTGGAAGGTCACGGTGATGGAAGAAAGCCCCGGCGAAATGGGCGGCTTCAAGGAAATCATCGCCAATGTCTCGGGCAAGGGCGTCTATGCCCGCATGAAGTTCGAATCGGGCGTCCATCGCGTGCAGCGCGTGCCGGCCACCGAAGGCTCGGGCCGCATCCATACCTCCGCCGCCACGGTCGCAGTGCTGCCGGAAGTGGAAGACATCGATATCGAGATCCGCAACGAGGATATCCGCATCGACACGATGCGCGCCTCGGGGGCCGGCGGCCAGCACGTCAACACCACCGACTCGGCGGTCCGCATCACCCATATCCCGACCGGCATTGTCGTTACCTCGGCGATGAAATCGCAGCACCAGAACCGCGCCCAGGCCATGGTCGTGCTGCGCTCGCGGCTCTATGAGATGCAGCGCGAGGAGCGCGACAGTGCCCGCTCAGCCGAACGCAAGGGGCAGGTGGGGTCGGGCGATCGTTCCGAGCGCATCCGCACCTATAATTTCCCGCAGGGCCGCGTCACCGATCACCGCATCAACCTGACGCTCTACAAGCTCGACAAGGTCATCACCGGCGAAGCGCTTGACGAGCTGATCGAGGCGCTGATCACCACGTCGCAGGCCGAACAGCTGGCGGCGATGGAGATGCCGAACTGA
- the prmC gene encoding peptide chain release factor N(5)-glutamine methyltransferase: MLTRLGFASAALDAKLLTGHALGLSSLDLAIRENDRVAEADAARVAELIRRRMSGESVARIIGSREFYGLPFVLNEATLEPRPDTELLVDLALGALPAGGRLLDLGTGTGCIPIAILANQPDATAVAVDLSGRALEAARDNAIANGVVERLSLLHGSWFEPLQPGQTFDLITSNPPYITSAVVETLEPEVKDFDPRLALDGGPDGLAPYRIIAAEAAGWLNPGGHLMVEIGYDQGAAVSALLLEAGFEDVAVHRDLNGLDRVVSAHHI; this comes from the coding sequence GTGCTGACACGTCTCGGCTTTGCCTCCGCGGCGCTGGACGCCAAACTCCTCACCGGCCATGCCCTGGGTCTGTCCAGCCTCGATCTGGCGATCCGCGAGAATGATCGGGTCGCCGAAGCCGATGCGGCAAGGGTTGCCGAACTGATCCGCCGCCGGATGAGCGGGGAATCCGTCGCCCGCATCATCGGCTCTCGCGAATTCTACGGCCTGCCCTTCGTCCTCAATGAAGCAACGCTCGAACCGCGGCCGGATACGGAACTGCTGGTTGATCTTGCCCTGGGCGCACTCCCCGCCGGTGGCCGCCTGCTCGATCTGGGCACCGGCACCGGCTGCATCCCGATCGCCATTCTCGCCAATCAGCCGGATGCTACGGCCGTGGCGGTGGACCTCAGTGGCCGGGCGCTCGAGGCGGCGCGCGACAATGCTATCGCCAATGGCGTGGTGGAGCGGCTGAGCTTGCTGCATGGCAGCTGGTTCGAGCCGCTGCAACCCGGCCAGACATTCGATCTCATCACCTCCAACCCGCCCTATATCACCTCGGCTGTGGTCGAAACGCTGGAGCCGGAGGTCAAGGATTTCGATCCGCGCCTCGCGCTCGACGGCGGGCCGGATGGCCTTGCGCCCTATCGCATCATCGCCGCCGAGGCCGCGGGCTGGCTCAATCCTGGTGGCCACCTGATGGTCGAGATCGGCTATGACCAGGGCGCAGCGGTCTCGGCGCTTTTGCTGGAAGCCGGTTTCGAGGATGTCGCCGTGCATCGCGACCTCAATGGGCTTGATCGTGTGGTCAGCGCGCACCACATCTGA
- a CDS encoding DUF4167 domain-containing protein, which produces MRPNNQNNKNRQRGRNGGRKHVNPLSRNFESNGPDVKVRGNAAHIAEKYLQLARDAQSSGDSVMAENYLQHAEHYFRIVSSAQQAQNGQRPDGQDDDFDDDMPDMNSRFASPQPQQPQPQYQPAEGDEQPSTEGGEQPQAQGEQQQNRERPPRGDRRDRNRNRDRFRPEGEVQQIPVPAAAAAEQPAVAEAPAEAAAPAAPVEAAAEGEVAKPRERRPRRRRPAAGEGDPASADQPDVGGLPAFLTGGATNAAE; this is translated from the coding sequence ATGAGACCCAATAACCAGAATAACAAGAATCGGCAGCGCGGCCGCAATGGTGGCCGCAAGCACGTCAATCCGCTGTCCCGCAATTTCGAGAGCAACGGCCCGGACGTGAAGGTGCGCGGCAATGCCGCCCATATTGCCGAGAAATATCTTCAGCTCGCCCGCGATGCGCAGTCGAGCGGCGACTCGGTGATGGCGGAGAATTATCTCCAGCATGCCGAACATTATTTCCGCATCGTCTCCAGCGCCCAGCAGGCGCAGAACGGTCAGCGTCCGGACGGCCAGGACGATGATTTCGACGATGATATGCCCGATATGAACTCGCGCTTCGCATCGCCCCAGCCCCAGCAACCCCAGCCGCAATATCAGCCGGCCGAGGGCGACGAGCAGCCGTCCACGGAAGGCGGCGAGCAGCCGCAGGCCCAGGGCGAACAGCAGCAGAACCGCGAGCGTCCGCCGCGCGGTGATCGTCGCGATCGCAATCGCAATCGCGACCGCTTCCGCCCCGAAGGCGAGGTGCAGCAGATCCCCGTCCCGGCCGCTGCTGCAGCTGAGCAGCCCGCGGTTGCCGAAGCTCCGGCTGAAGCCGCAGCGCCGGCCGCTCCGGTCGAAGCGGCTGCCGAAGGCGAGGTTGCCAAGCCCCGTGAACGCCGCCCCCGCCGCCGTCGTCCGGCCGCTGGCGAAGGCGATCCGGCCAGTGCCGACCAGCCCGACGTCGGCGGCCTTCCGGCCTTCCTGACCGGCGGCGCGACCAATGCGGCAGAATAA
- the clpB gene encoding ATP-dependent chaperone ClpB: MNIEKYTERARGFIQSAQTIALGKGHQQFAPIHLLKVLIDDDQGMANGLIERAGGDAKAVRAGVEAAIGKIPSVSGDAGQLYLSRELARVFDTAESAAQKAGDSYVTVERLLLALVVEKDNEAGKILSSAGVTPQGLNTAIEAIRKGRNADSATAENSYDALKKYARDLTADVREGKLDPVIGRDEEIRRTIQVLSRRTKNNPVLIGEPGVGKTAIAEGLAIRIVNGDVPESLKNKSLLSLDMGALIAGAKYRGEFEERLKSVLSEVTSSDGQIILFIDEMHTLVGAGKSDGAMDASNLLKPALARGELHCVGATTLDEYRKHVEKDPALARRFQPVFVDEPTVEDTISILRGLKEKYELHHGIRISDSALVSAATLSNRYITDRFLPDKAIDLMDEAAARLRMAVDSKPEALDELDRRIMQLKIEREALRKEEDDGSRTRLDRLENELATLEEQAQVMSSKWLAEKERLQGSQKLKEALDAARSQLEIAQRQGDLAKAGELAYGVIPDLEKRIEAAQDNNGSSDPLMAAEVVTPSDIAGVVSRWTGIPVDRMMEGEREKLLHMETSLGARVIGQAEAVAAVAKAVRRSRAGLQDPNRPIGSFMFLGPTGVGKTELTKSLAQFLFDDETAMVRLDMSEFMEKHSVARLIGAPPGYVGYDEGGVLTEAVRRRPYQVVLFDEIEKAHPDVFNVLLQVLDDGRLTDGQGRTVDFRNTVIILTSNLGAEYLVDLKDGESVELVRGKVLDMVKSAFRPEFLNRIDEILLFHRLGREHMGSIVDIQFSRLEKLLKDRDIVLELTPRAREWLANEGYDPAYGARPLKRVIQRSVQDGLAEEILGGRVSDGSRVVVDANEDGITLLPGSGDEADAAA, translated from the coding sequence ATGAATATCGAAAAATATACCGAGCGGGCTCGTGGCTTCATCCAGAGCGCGCAGACCATTGCGCTGGGCAAGGGCCACCAGCAGTTCGCCCCGATCCACCTGCTGAAAGTGCTGATCGACGACGACCAGGGCATGGCCAATGGCTTGATCGAGCGCGCCGGTGGCGATGCCAAGGCGGTGCGCGCCGGTGTCGAAGCGGCAATTGGCAAGATCCCATCCGTTTCCGGCGATGCCGGACAGCTTTATCTCAGCCGCGAACTGGCCCGGGTCTTCGACACGGCCGAATCCGCCGCGCAAAAGGCTGGCGACTCCTATGTCACCGTCGAACGCCTGCTGCTGGCCCTGGTGGTCGAAAAGGACAATGAGGCGGGCAAGATCCTGAGCTCTGCCGGCGTCACGCCGCAGGGGCTCAACACGGCCATCGAAGCCATTCGCAAGGGCCGCAATGCCGACTCGGCAACCGCCGAGAACAGCTATGACGCGCTCAAGAAATATGCGCGCGACCTGACGGCCGATGTGCGCGAAGGCAAGCTTGACCCGGTGATCGGTCGCGACGAGGAAATCCGCCGCACCATCCAGGTGCTGTCGCGCCGCACCAAGAACAATCCCGTGCTGATCGGTGAACCCGGCGTCGGCAAGACGGCCATTGCCGAAGGCCTCGCCATTCGCATCGTCAACGGCGATGTCCCCGAGAGTCTAAAGAACAAGTCGCTGCTGTCGCTCGACATGGGCGCGCTGATCGCCGGCGCGAAATATCGCGGCGAATTCGAAGAGCGGCTCAAGAGCGTGCTCAGCGAAGTCACGTCCTCGGACGGGCAGATCATCCTGTTCATCGACGAAATGCACACGCTGGTTGGTGCCGGCAAGAGTGACGGGGCGATGGATGCCTCGAACCTCCTCAAGCCCGCTCTGGCCCGCGGCGAGCTGCATTGCGTGGGCGCGACTACGCTCGATGAATATCGCAAGCATGTCGAAAAGGACCCGGCGCTGGCCCGTCGCTTCCAGCCGGTGTTTGTCGATGAACCGACCGTGGAAGACACGATCTCGATCCTGCGCGGCCTGAAGGAAAAATACGAGCTGCACCACGGCATCCGCATTTCCGACTCGGCTCTGGTCAGCGCGGCGACCCTGTCGAACCGTTACATCACCGACCGCTTCCTGCCCGACAAGGCCATCGACCTGATGGACGAGGCGGCTGCGCGACTGCGCATGGCTGTCGACAGCAAACCCGAAGCGCTGGACGAACTTGATCGCCGCATCATGCAGCTCAAGATCGAGCGCGAAGCCCTGCGCAAGGAAGAGGATGACGGTTCCCGGACTCGGCTTGATCGTCTCGAAAACGAGCTGGCGACGCTCGAAGAGCAGGCTCAGGTAATGTCCAGCAAGTGGCTGGCCGAAAAGGAACGCCTGCAGGGATCGCAGAAGCTCAAGGAAGCGCTGGACGCAGCCCGTTCGCAGCTCGAGATCGCCCAGCGCCAAGGTGACCTGGCCAAGGCCGGCGAGCTGGCCTATGGCGTCATTCCTGATCTCGAAAAGCGCATCGAAGCCGCGCAGGACAATAATGGTTCGTCCGATCCACTGATGGCGGCGGAGGTGGTGACGCCCAGCGACATTGCTGGCGTCGTTTCGCGCTGGACCGGTATTCCGGTCGACCGCATGATGGAAGGCGAGCGCGAAAAGCTGCTCCATATGGAGACCTCGCTCGGCGCGCGCGTCATCGGCCAGGCCGAAGCGGTGGCAGCGGTGGCCAAGGCCGTGCGCCGCTCGCGGGCAGGGCTGCAGGATCCCAACCGGCCGATCGGCTCCTTCATGTTCCTTGGGCCAACCGGCGTGGGCAAGACCGAGCTGACCAAGTCGCTGGCGCAGTTCCTGTTCGATGACGAGACGGCCATGGTGCGCCTCGACATGTCCGAGTTCATGGAAAAGCACTCGGTCGCCCGGCTGATCGGCGCCCCTCCGGGCTATGTCGGTTATGACGAGGGTGGTGTGCTGACCGAAGCGGTGCGCCGCCGGCCCTATCAGGTCGTCCTCTTCGACGAGATCGAAAAGGCCCATCCCGATGTGTTCAACGTCCTCCTCCAGGTGCTCGACGATGGTCGCCTGACGGACGGGCAGGGACGGACGGTCGATTTCCGCAATACGGTGATCATCCTCACCTCGAACCTGGGCGCCGAATATCTCGTCGACCTCAAGGACGGGGAATCGGTCGAGCTGGTGCGCGGCAAGGTGCTCGATATGGTCAAGTCGGCCTTCCGGCCGGAATTCCTGAACCGTATCGACGAGATCCTGCTGTTCCATCGCCTTGGTCGCGAGCACATGGGTTCCATTGTCGACATCCAGTTCAGCCGGCTCGAAAAGCTGCTCAAGGATCGCGACATCGTCCTCGAGCTTACGCCGCGCGCCCGCGAATGGCTGGCCAATGAGGGCTATGACCCGGCCTATGGTGCCCGCCCGCTCAAGCGCGTCATCCAGCGCTCGGTGCAGGATGGCCTCGCCGAAGAAATCCTCGGCGGCCGCGTCAGCGACGGCTCCCGTGTCGTGGTCGATGCCAATGAAGACGGCATCACGCTGCTACCGGGTAGTGGTGACGAGGCGGATGCCGCAGCGTAA
- a CDS encoding VOC family protein: MADKIDYIEFPSTNRAQSSAFFQAAFGWGIISYGPDYDALSDAGIDGGIDQAPEKVAATMAIVRTEDLDDAERRVISAGGTITRAQFDFPGGRRFHFREPGGNEMAVYISKE, from the coding sequence ATGGCCGACAAGATCGACTACATTGAATTTCCATCCACCAACCGCGCCCAGAGCAGCGCCTTCTTTCAGGCCGCATTTGGCTGGGGCATCATCAGCTATGGCCCGGACTACGATGCGCTCAGCGATGCCGGCATTGATGGCGGGATCGATCAGGCGCCCGAAAAGGTCGCGGCGACCATGGCCATTGTCCGCACCGAAGATCTCGACGATGCCGAACGTCGGGTCATCTCGGCCGGAGGCACCATCACCCGGGCGCAGTTCGATTTTCCTGGCGGGCGGCGCTTTCATTTCCGCGAGCCGGGCGGAAACGAGATGGCGGTCTATATCTCGAAAGAATAG